The Nitrososphaerota archaeon genome has a segment encoding these proteins:
- a CDS encoding universal stress protein, which translates to MREIRPINSKIAQANSFTPNSGILIESKTLHGDPAAKIVKYAEEINADLIVVGTRGHGSVASALW; encoded by the coding sequence CTGAGAGAAATAAGGCCGATAAACTCTAAGATTGCCCAGGCTAATTCATTCACCCCAAATTCAGGGATATTAATTGAATCAAAAACACTTCACGGCGATCCAGCCGCCAAGATAGTAAAGTATGCCGAGGAAATTAATGCTGACCTGATTGTTGTTGGAACCAGAGGTCATGGAAGTGTAGCTAGCGCCCTATGGTAG
- a CDS encoding TldD/PmbA family protein — protein MSLLEVCKLAEKIAVRAGADDVEAYASIDKEVEVFIERNDIKLGKVHTKSILGVRVFKNKSAGFTATNNLSAESVKDVSIRAVKMAKTAPAEKFNILPDKSKPRLLQGIYEKGAENFTVKEALERALLMLETAKDYDKRITVDSGTFNTAVSQNAIVNSNGIEVSEKISMFSWAIMGMAIKGNDISNFDYQTGGTHQVRNINVEKTAKDFAENVVGSLGAKRVESFKGFVVLSPEAVADVIVAPVESSANANLVQKGMSKFASKLAKEVASKDLTIIDDGTFVDGLAASSFDREGVPHKRLKIIENGVLRSYMYNTYTAAKDHVKSTGHAIGGGRTSPSVGPTNIIIEQGKEELNSIIKGIRKGILVTRFSGNVSSVSGDFSGVIKGGFLIQNGQKKHAIKETLMAGNVYTSLNNIHAISKERKLMGAMLLPYVCVHNISITAG, from the coding sequence ATGAGTCTCCTTGAGGTGTGCAAACTTGCGGAAAAGATTGCTGTTAGAGCTGGCGCTGATGATGTTGAAGCTTATGCAAGTATCGACAAGGAAGTTGAGGTTTTCATAGAAAGAAACGATATCAAACTGGGCAAGGTACATACCAAAAGTATTCTAGGTGTTAGAGTCTTCAAGAACAAATCTGCAGGTTTTACTGCAACCAATAATCTTTCTGCTGAATCTGTAAAAGATGTTTCTATCAGAGCTGTAAAGATGGCCAAGACAGCCCCAGCAGAGAAATTCAACATCCTTCCTGATAAATCAAAACCCAGACTTTTGCAAGGGATTTACGAGAAAGGAGCTGAAAATTTTACTGTGAAGGAAGCTTTGGAAAGAGCTCTTTTGATGCTAGAAACTGCAAAAGATTATGATAAACGTATTACGGTTGATAGCGGGACGTTCAACACTGCGGTTTCTCAAAATGCCATTGTAAATTCTAATGGTATAGAAGTTTCCGAAAAGATTAGCATGTTTTCTTGGGCAATTATGGGTATGGCCATCAAAGGTAATGATATTTCAAACTTTGATTATCAGACAGGAGGTACACATCAAGTCAGAAATATAAACGTAGAGAAAACTGCCAAGGATTTTGCAGAAAATGTCGTAGGCTCGCTTGGGGCAAAACGTGTAGAGAGTTTCAAAGGTTTTGTCGTACTCAGCCCAGAGGCAGTGGCAGATGTAATAGTCGCACCTGTAGAAAGTTCGGCAAATGCAAATTTGGTGCAAAAAGGGATGAGTAAATTTGCTTCTAAACTTGCAAAGGAAGTTGCCAGCAAAGACTTGACTATAATAGATGATGGGACTTTCGTAGATGGTCTTGCAGCTTCTTCGTTCGATAGGGAAGGAGTGCCACACAAGCGCCTCAAAATAATTGAAAATGGGGTGCTGAGATCATACATGTATAACACTTACACAGCGGCAAAAGACCATGTAAAGAGTACAGGTCATGCAATAGGGGGAGGCAGGACTTCTCCATCTGTTGGCCCTACAAATATCATAATAGAACAAGGAAAGGAGGAGCTGAATTCGATCATAAAAGGCATTAGAAAGGGAATATTGGTGACAAGGTTTTCAGGTAACGTGAGCAGTGTCAGTGGAGATTTTTCAGGTGTAATCAAAGGAGGATTTCTCATTCAAAACGGACAGAAGAAGCACGCTATAAAGGAGACTCTCATGGCCGGAAATGTTTACACCAGTCTAAACAATATTCATGCGATTTCAAAAGAAAGAAAACTGATGGGCGCGATGTTGTTACCGTATGTGTGTGTTCATAATATCTCGATAACTGCAGGTTAG
- a CDS encoding TldD/PmbA family protein has translation METGREELSKVIDSAKGVQYAEARFHKRTSSEIRIAGGELEEARTSTIGGIGVRVLANGAWGFSSTSNISENSVREALSNAVVIAKVSARGRKKRIYKLGEAKFAVGRFSVKVNGPLNRHSIEEKVSLVKETEKLARSFSGKIKSAICSFREMNDEKIIVNSDGASCEILDTKPEFRISAVASYSGEVVGASEAIGVTGGWKDLFSRNSPEEMAKKASATALKLLTAKKPKGERATVVLDSGMVGLLSHEAIGHTVEADFVLSGSIASGKIGKKVASELVTLVDNGLSDGAAGMTVVDDEGVAEQKTVLIENGILRSYLHNRETAALYDIESTGNARAFEYTDEPIIRMRNTYIEPRDYHDEEIIKEVRHGYLLKGARNGQADANGEFMFGAQEAYRIERGEIREILRGVTISGNAFDVLKSVDAIGKNFKFDLGSGYCGKWQPAKVDGGGANIRCVVVVGGE, from the coding sequence ATGGAAACAGGCAGAGAAGAGCTTTCGAAGGTTATAGACTCTGCAAAAGGCGTGCAATACGCTGAAGCAAGGTTTCACAAAAGAACTTCTAGCGAGATCAGAATTGCTGGAGGGGAACTCGAAGAAGCAAGAACCTCTACAATTGGTGGTATCGGAGTAAGAGTACTTGCGAATGGAGCGTGGGGTTTTAGCAGTACCAGTAATATTTCCGAAAATTCTGTTCGTGAAGCGCTATCAAACGCAGTTGTGATAGCAAAGGTTTCTGCAAGAGGAAGAAAGAAGAGGATCTACAAGCTTGGTGAAGCGAAATTTGCAGTTGGTAGGTTTTCCGTTAAAGTAAATGGTCCCTTAAACAGACATTCAATAGAAGAAAAGGTCAGCCTGGTCAAAGAAACTGAAAAACTTGCAAGAAGTTTCTCTGGCAAAATAAAATCTGCAATCTGTTCGTTCAGAGAGATGAACGATGAAAAGATCATTGTGAATTCTGATGGAGCCTCTTGCGAAATATTAGATACGAAACCAGAGTTCCGAATTAGTGCTGTTGCATCTTATTCTGGAGAAGTTGTTGGAGCATCAGAAGCGATTGGAGTTACTGGTGGATGGAAGGATTTGTTTTCGAGAAATTCGCCAGAGGAGATGGCAAAGAAAGCTTCTGCCACGGCCCTGAAACTTTTGACCGCTAAGAAGCCGAAAGGTGAAAGGGCAACTGTCGTGCTTGATTCAGGGATGGTAGGTTTGCTCTCTCATGAAGCTATAGGTCATACAGTTGAGGCTGATTTTGTATTGTCTGGTTCTATTGCATCGGGAAAAATAGGGAAGAAGGTTGCAAGTGAGCTAGTTACACTTGTAGATAATGGCTTATCGGATGGAGCTGCAGGTATGACTGTTGTCGATGATGAGGGTGTTGCGGAGCAGAAAACTGTATTGATTGAGAACGGTATTTTAAGATCATATTTGCATAACAGGGAAACTGCTGCGCTCTATGACATCGAATCTACAGGTAATGCGAGAGCGTTTGAATACACGGATGAGCCAATAATCAGGATGAGGAATACTTACATCGAACCACGGGATTATCATGACGAGGAAATAATCAAGGAAGTTAGGCATGGGTACTTGCTTAAAGGTGCAAGAAATGGGCAGGCTGATGCTAATGGAGAATTTATGTTTGGCGCACAAGAAGCCTACAGAATTGAAAGAGGTGAAATAAGAGAAATTCTTAGAGGTGTAACGATAAGTGGTAACGCGTTTGACGTTCTGAAATCTGTAGATGCTATAGGTAAAAATTTCAAATTTGATCTCGGATCAGGATACTGTGGAAAATGGCAGCCAGCGAAAGTTGACGGAGGAGGGGCCAATATTAGATGCGTTGTAGTTGTTGGAGGAGAATAA
- a CDS encoding amidase, translating to MCLKLRTVGIVIFVVVIITTITWFASSPYVIIQNYTFVPEILTVKAGTTVTWINVDLYVHTVRAGTPDKISDEFNSGDMGVMGIYRHTFTKPGTYEYYCQPHPYMLGRIIVEA from the coding sequence ATGTGTTTGAAACTGAGAACTGTGGGAATTGTTATCTTTGTAGTGGTAATTATAACCACAATAACATGGTTCGCATCGTCGCCTTATGTAATTATACAGAACTACACCTTTGTCCCTGAAATACTTACTGTTAAGGCTGGAACTACTGTAACTTGGATAAACGTCGACCTTTATGTTCATACGGTAAGAGCGGGAACTCCAGATAAGATTAGTGATGAATTCAATTCAGGAGACATGGGGGTTATGGGAATTTACAGACACACTTTCACAAAACCTGGTACATATGAGTATTATTGTCAACCCCATCCGTATATGCTTGGCAGGATAATTGTAGAAGCCTAA